The genomic stretch CAAAGAAGCGCTTGTCGATATCTTTAAAGCCGCAGCCGCCAAGCATGCCAATGATGAGACTAGCCAGAGCAATTCGGATGTAAGCATTCATGTGGACTTAGACCTCCATCGACTGAGGATGAATACTGCTACAACAATGATACCTTCTACAAACATTCGCACGACGAGCCAATACGTGGTTATAATAATACCGTTTTTCTCATTGGCGAATTGGAGATAGAGGAACGTAAGCACGATAAAAATACCTACAATTACGTAATTCGATATCGGTGTTCTGGGGCTGTCGATTTCCGGCTTGTAATTTCGGAAGCTGCTTTTAATAGATTCCATCGCCTGATGCCATCCACTCATCGTGTAGATGAGCGTTAAATTGAGAAACACGATTAAAAATAAAAATAATACTCGCTCAATAAAGCCATATTGCATAATCAGCGAGTCTGCAGTTATGCTCCAGATGTAGATATACTCGTTTACAGCCACTGTTCCGTGAAATCCGATTGGCACAAAAAACGAAACAAGTAATATCAAAATGCCGAAGAGCGGATATACCCAGCGAAACTTGAAACGAAAATTAGGCGGCAGAAGCCGATTAAACAAAGATAGATTGATATAACCGGTAAATATATAGCTTGCAGCTGCTACGGCAGTCAAGGTGGGCATCTCAGTTACATAATTAGCTACGACATGAATGGAATCCCAGTTCAATTGTGTACTTCGGACCGCCTTGAATAAGATGAAGATAATGATTGGCGCATTGACGATAATTCCGATCTCAATGACGTACATGACAGAAAGTGTTGAGCGTGTCGCTGCATAACCGCATGCGAGAATAAGCATGATCAGAATAAGCGTTGGATTCGCGTCTGGATTGAAGAAACGATTGATGAGCAGCGCGTAGGTTACAACAATAATAGTCGTACCAAACCACCACATAATCGCCGAACAAATCATTGTAATAGATACCAGCCACTGAGGACAATGCAGCTTAAGTATTTCAGGCAGACCTTTACCAGGGAAGCGGGCAAGTGCGCCGGTATACATGTAGACAAATATTGTGCCGATAACAGATCCTACAATCATGGAGGTTACAGCGCCAGAAAAACGAGCTTGAATTAAAATATATGGTACAAACAGCAATAGATTGATAAAGCTGACCATGATAAATGGATAAAATACATAGCGGTTCATTCGCCATTCACCTGCCCGATATCTCCTTCCAGTGGTCTTAATTTACCAAATAAGCGCATATAAGGCTTACCGAAGCTGCGCAGGTTGCATAGGTAGACAACATAGAGAAACAAGCCGACGGCGACGCCAGTAATTCCGAAAAAAATAGAAATTCCTATAAGAGGATATTTCAAAAAGCGGACTGTAAATGAGAGTGAATTTATAGGAATAACAAAATTTGAAATCGCAACGACCGACGTCACGATAATCATAATGCTGCTCACGAGCCCTGCCTGCTGGGCTGCTTGTCCTAGAATAAGTCCGCCTACGGTTGTAGCAGTAGAACCGATGTAGCGTGGCAGTCGTATACTCGCTTCTACCAGCATCTCGATCATGAAGAGCATAATAAATACCTCGATAAAAGAGGGGTAAGGAACAGCAGACCGACTCCCTGCAATGGAGAAAGCAAGCTGTACACGAAATACCTCGGGATTATACGAGACGACCGATATGTAGAGGGCAGGAAGTGTAATCGTCAGCACAATAGAGATGTATCTAAGAAGCACGAGAAAACTAGTCATCCAATACGCATTGTAATCGTCCTCCATTGCATGCATGAAATCATAGAAGGTGGCCGGCAAAATAAGTGCGAACATATTTCCGTTTAAGAGAAGGACAACCTTTCCTTTGGATATCGCCTTGCCGATGCGGTCAGGCCGCTCAGAAATGAGAACAGTAGGAAATAAATGCTTTCTTTTGCCGATCAGCAGCTTCTCCAATTCGCCAGCGGCTTGAAGCATTTCAACGTTGATGGAAATTAATTTGCTGCGAACGTTTTCGAGTACTGTCGAATCTACCCGGCGTTGATCAAATAAAACATAGATTTGTGTTTTGGACAAAGAGCCAACGGTATGCTCCTCCACGGCTAAATCCGGAGACGGATATATATTTCGAATGAGGTTGAGAGAAACGATGATATCCTCGTTTAAGGCAAGCTGAGGACCTTGAATGGCACTCTCAACCTGTGTTTGCGGGCTTTCAATGGTCATAATTTCTCTGACCTTGAAGGAATATATCGTTTCCTTTACTTGGATAAGAACGTTGCCGCGCAGAAGGAGATCTTGCCACTGGGCAGTATCCTCAACCTTGTGGTAATCGGGGTTTGTGTCCAGCTGCTTTTGAAATGAGTACTCCTCCCTCGTAAAAGGGATGATGATGAAATCATTAATTTTTTTCATTTCGCAAATGGTGGATATATAAGCAATTTCAATGGACATTTCATTATTTTGCAACGATGAAAATACGACATCGATAGATTCGGCAAACAATATGCGCAAACGTTCATTCATAGCGATACCTCCTTTTTTAAATAATATGATCATTGGACGGACGAACTAGCTGAATAATCTTCCATAGTTTGTACTTGAAACCAATTTTTATGCCTGTCCGCTGCGGCTTTGCCAGTAAGTTATTATTCAAGTACAATGAAGCAAACATATGGTCTTCACAGAGCTGGTACATAATGGAGGGGAACAAAAGAATGAAACCATGGTATGAGCAGAGTTTTGGCTCCGACTATATGCTAGTTTATAGACATCGGAACTGGGAAGATGCGAGTAAAGAGGTTGGCAAAATGCTTGCTTGGCTTGGGCTGCCGAGGGGAGCCAAGGTGCTGGATATCGGCTGCGGGATGGGGAGACATGCGCTCGCTATGGAGAAAATTGGTTATTCGGTAACAGGTATTGACCTCTCTCCTATATTGCTTGAAGAAGCAAAGCGCCATGATGACACCTCGCAGGTGAACTGGGTTCACGGAGATATGCGCAGGCTGCCGTTTGAAGCAGGGCGCTTTGCTGCAACGGTTAATTTATTTACTTCCTTTGGTTATTTTCAGCTGGAAGAGGACAATATCAACGTGCTGCGCCAAATTAGAAAAGTGCTGAACCCGGATGGCTCCTTTCTAATCGATTTTCTTAATCCCGTTCAAGTTGCTCAAAACTTAGTTCCGAGATCGGAACGATTGGATGAGGATAGCGGCTTGCACATTCAAGAGCTTCGCTCCATTGCAGACGGTTGGGTGATGAAGGAAATAACGATATCTGATCCACGCAATATGGAGGAGCCGAGGAGATATTTGGAGAGAGTGAGACTGTACAAGCAGGAGTGGTTCGAACATCATCTCGCTGCTAGCGGACTTGATTTGACTAGGCTGTATGGGGATTACAACGGCTCGGCATACGATGAAGCAACTTCACCGCGAATGATTATGATAGGGAGGGTGAAATCAACGTGAGTAACGATAAGGACGAGTCTCAGGTGCTGGAAGCCGCACGACAGTTAAATATGAAGAGGGTACTTCTTCAGAAGGAATGGGTTCAGGTGCGCGTACCGGTACCCTTCTCGCTCAAATGGGTGAACAGCTACCTTATTCCGGAAGAGCGCGGTTATACGCTCATTGATCCAGGTCTGCGAACAGATGATGCGATTAGCGTATGGTCTGAGGTATTGCAGGATCTAGAGCTGAAGTGGACAGATATTGTGAAAATCGTGCTGACACATCAGCATCCCGACCATTATGGGCTGGCTGGTTATGTGCAAGAGAGAAGTGGGGCTCCTGTCTATATAACTAAGGAAGCACATGCTTATGCACGCAGGCTTTGGGGAGCAGATAGTCATTTCTCAGAGCAGCTGCAAGTGCTGTACGCACAGCATGGCATGCCCATCGAGCAGCAGGAGGAGATTGCGGAAAATCTTAAATCATTTGTGAGCATGGTATCACCACAGCCAGAGGTAACCTATTTCGAAGCAGGCAGCCACATGATGATCGGTTCTCAGAGCTGGCTTCTTATTGATGCGCCTGGACATGCTCGCGGGCAGGTTTGCTTCTATCAACAGGACTTGCAATGGATGCTGTGCGGAGATCAAGTATTGCCTCGGATTACGCCAAATGTTAGCGTCGTTCCGGGGGAGGATGGCGATCCGCTGGGCGATTTTCTGAGCAGTCTGGAGCAGTTGAAGCAATTCGAGGTCAAGCTTGCGTTTCCTGGACATCGTGATCCATTCACCAATTTTGCAGGCCGTATTGCGGAGCTTGAAGAGCATCATCTAAGCAGGCTGGACAAAATGGCAGCGCTGCTCGCAGAAGAGCCTCGCTCTGCTTATCGCATGTGCGAGGCTCTATTTGGCAGCAGGCTCGGCGGCAATGCTCATCAATTAAGATTTGCGATGTCGGAGACGCTGGCTCATCTGGTCTATTTGGAAAAACACGCCCGAATTTCCTCAGCAAACGTTGCTGGCATCTTTATTTATTCAGCGCTGCCGGCTTAGCGATCACGGAATTCTTGAGGAGTAACGCCGTAACGATCCTTGAAAACCTTAATGAAATAGCTTGTTTTCAAATAACCGACTTTAGCAGCGATCTCATAAATTTTTTCTGGCGTAGTGCGCAGCATATGCGCCGCGGTTTCCATTTTGAGCCGTGACAAATAATCGCTGATGCCCTCGCCCGTTTCCAGCTTATAAATTTTTGACAAATAGGACGAATTTAGAAAAACATGCGAGGCGATGGATTGCAGCGATGCGTCCTCCAAATGGCCGGATACATACTCTTGCACCTTCTGTACTGTGCTGGAGCGGGAGTGCTGGACTCTACTGCTCATATGATCTTTATAGGCATTGATAATACCGCTTGTCCAAGAGCGAAGCTGATTTATCGTATGAAAGTTAGGACCGCTAAGCAATTGATTAAACTCGCCGCCCATAATATCCGTCATCCAAAGCTTGTTCTTGTGAATGGAATAGCTTAGTGAGCTGACGATCATGAAATAGGTTTCCAAAATATGCTCATGCGAGTCGCCCCATTTGAACTCGAGTTCCTCAAAGGCATGCTTCAGCTTCTCCTCGATAGCATCCCATTGTCCTGCCTCCAGCAGATGAATAAGGAGCGGTGGATTGTATAAGTGAGAAAGGGAGTTCGCTTCGCCGTGCTTTACTTCCTCTGTTAGCGTTAATAGGAAGCCTCGTTCGCTGCCAATACGCTGTCTGAAGCTCATAAGTGAAAAATGATAGGTCTCCTGCACCTCACGCGGAAACTCATCTTGCTTAGTGAGCACAAGGGATACTGTGCCCTTTAAATAAAGCTTCACATAATGCTGCAGCTGCGCCGCTTTTTGTTCCACGAGATGAAGAAAGGGTGCTTGCTCCTGCGAGCTTCCGTTTTTGCTCATAATGAGAAAAATAAAATAGCCGTGTTCGTCCTTCGTCTGCCAAAGCTTGTATTCGTCAGCAAATATTTCTTCAGCGATATTGGATACCGCATATTCAAGCAGGGAGCTGTCACGTTCGCTCTGCTCGTAGAAATAATCCTCCATCCGCAGCAGCATCATGCAATAGGGGGAGGAGCTGTTAAACGGAATATCGAGCATATCGAGCTTTTCATTAAGCTTCTCTTCGCTGAAGGTCTGGCCTTGAAGGAGCGAGAGCAGCAGATGGTTTCGCAAAATAGGCAAGTTATCCTTCAAGGAGTTTAGCGCGCTTTGATGCGAGCTGATTTCCTGCCAGTGCTCCTCCAATTGCATCGTAGCCTTCTTGACGGCTCGAAGCAGCTCCTCGTCGTCCGCAGGCTTAAGCAAATAATCGCTTGCTTGATGCTGCAGCGCTTTTTTGGCGTATTCAAAATCATTGTAGCCCGATAATAAAATACATTTGACATTGCTCCAGGAGGCGCGTATTTGCTCCATTAAATCTAGCCCAGACAGTCCTGGCATATGAATATCCGTAATCACGATATCAATCGGCGTCGTATTCATTATTTCGAGTGCTTCTTGTCCCGAATTGGCTTGATACACGGTTTCAATGCCTACAGTGTCCCATGGCAGGTTGCTGGCTAAATCCTCTACAAGATCCGGTTGATCGTCAACGATTAAAAGTTGATACATGATGAACAGCTCCAATCTTTATGCTAGGCTGGTAATAATTGTTGCGGCCAAGTCAGGTGTACGGCAACGCCGCCTTCGGGACGAATACGGAAGCTGATCGAGGCTTCCTGCCCGAATTGGTAGAGCATCCGCTGCCGGATGTTCCACAATGCGCAGCCACTCGAATCATCGGGTGGATTCATAATTTTTTTCTCCAGCTTTCGAAGCTCCTCCTCGCTTATGCCAATTCCGTTGTCCTCTACAATAATGCTATGATAGCGGTCGTTGCTTTCCCCGGAAATCGTTATGACACCATCTCCATCGAACCGCTCAATGCCATGCAGTACGGCATTTTCTACGATAGGCTGAAGCAGCAATCTCGGAATTTCAATACCTTGCATAGCATCAGGCACTTGGATGCGATAGGATAGATGCTGAATATGGAACTGTTGGATTTCCAAATAGCTTTCTACGAGTTGAAGCTCTTCCTTTATGGTAGCTGTCAGCTTCTCAACCCTTGTCGTATAACGGTAGTAGCTGGATAGATGCATGGCCAGCTTCATAACAGATTCCTTCTTATCCAGCCTTGCCAAGCTGCGAATGAGCGCAAAGCAATTGTATAAGAAATGGGGATTGATTTGGGATTGCAGCTGCTTGACATTCGCCTCGCGGCGCCTAAGCTCCTCGACATAAACCTTCTGAATAAGCTGCTCGGTATTGGCAGCCATATCGTTAAAGTGCTGGAATAAATAGCTGAATTCATTTTTAGGATTTGCAGTAATTCGTGTAGAATAATTGCCTTCCTTCAGTCGCTTAACATTCCGGACAAGCAAGCCAATCGGCCGCTGAACATTGCGATAGAGCAAGTAGCCAGCGAGTAAGCTCATGACAAGCAGCAAGGCTACTGAGCCGTAAAATAAATTTTGGCTTTTGACGATTGGCTTTAATATATTCGCAAGCGGCACGTAATCGATCAAATACCAATCGAGCGTTTTCACATGGGCGGAGGTTACGAGAAAATCATTCCCATGCAAGCTGACAATCTGGTTGGATGCCTCTTCAATATTTCCCTTTAGCATTAATGTTTTAATACTTTCGGTCATTCCTTTATCGGCGCTCCGATTTTCGATTATTCCCCCTTCTGCATGAATAAGGAAGGGGTCCCCCTTTCCAGCTAATTTGAACGTATCCAAATCCTTAATAAGATGCTCTTCAGGAAATGAAATTTCAACAATAATGCCGGCCTTATCGATATCGGTTATTTTGGTTGAGGGCTTGACGATATGCCGTACGAAGCGGTTTTGCTTCATGCTTTGTATGGTCATTTCTTCGAATTTCCAGGTTGGCGTCAGTATCTGCTTGATCGAATCTAGATCGTAAGAAAGATAAGTATTCGTTGATACGAGCTGCTCGCTCGCAGGCGCTGTAATGCTGTACTGCGTATCCCAGCGCTGGGCGACATTGAGCAGCCTAAGGCGCTCCAGTATGCGAAGCTTCTCATCATTTCGTTGATATGCGCTTTCGATGAAATGAAGATTTTGCAGCTGCTGAATATGGATATCCTCGCTCAGCAGGAAGCCAAGCGTCGAGAGAGTGGTTACACTCTTATCGATTTCACTAGCTAGAAAAGTAATATCCTTCTGCTTCAGCGACTTCATTTCTTCCTTTATGACTTCGATGCTTGTTCGAATAGAAAGCGTATACAAAACGATGATTGGAATAAGCAATAGGATAATTAATGAAATCATTTTGGCAAACGTATTCTCGCGTAAACGCATGCTGGAGCCCTCTCTTTTTGTCAAGATAATGATAGATAAGTCTACAAAGTGGCATGGTTCCAAAAATCGTGGTCTATAGAACAGGTGAAGCAGCTGATAAAATTAATCATACAGGAGAGCTGATAAAACACAAATCAAATTTTGTTCGGAAAGGGGAAAAAGCAGTGGAAAGTGCGCTAAACGAACCGCTGAAGCAGCAAAAAAAGCACACACGTAAAAAGGAGAAACGGGCGAAGGAAGTATTTAGCCGCACTTGGCCTTTGCATCTCATGCTGTTTCCTGCAGCAATCATCGTCTTTATATTTGCTTACGTACCTATGAGTGGATTAATAATGGCTTTTCAGGATTTTAAGCCTTATAACGGGATGTTTCATTCCAAGCTTGTCGGTTTAGAGCATTTCCGCTTTATGTTTGAGTATCCGGACAGCAAGCAGGTGATTTGGAACACCTTGATTATTTCTGGCTTAAAGATCGTTTTTGGCCTAGTGGTGCCGTTCACGTTCGCGATATTGCTCAATGAGGTTCGAAAAATATTTTTCAAGCGTGTCGTCCAGACGCTCGTCTATTTGCCGCATTTTATTTCATGGGTCATATTGGGCGCGATTCTTACAGATATGTTAGGCAGCAAAGGTATTGTGAATCAGTTGCTGAACAGCATAGGAATGGATTCCATTTTTTGGCTGGGGGAGGGCAATTGGTTCCGATTTACCGTTATTGTCAGTGATGTTTGGCAGAACTTCGGTTTTAATACGATCGTGTTTTTGGCTGCATTGTCAGGTGTAAACCCATCCTTGTATGAAGCCGCTGAAGTAGATGGGGCAACGCGCTGGAAACAGACGCTGTATATTACGGTGCCATCGATGATTCCGATCGCTGTCGTAGTTGGAACGCTGTCGCTTGGCAATATTTTGAACGGCGGCTTTGATCAAATTTTTAATTTATACAATGCGCTCGTTTACGACAAGGGGGATATTATCGATACATTCGTATATCGAACGGCAATATTGAACGGTCAATACAGCTTTGGTACAGCCGTCGGCATGTTTAAATCGATCATCGGCTTAATTATGATTGTGTTCTCCTATCGGATGGCTTACAAATACGCCGGATACAGAATTTTCTAAAGAGGGAGGAAGGAGAAAGAGCATGTATCACAAAACAACAGGCTACAAAGCGTTTTCGGTATTTAACTACATTTTGCTAGCTCTCATTTGCATTACCTGCATCATTCCGCTCGTCCACATTCTAGCAGTCAGCTTAAGCGCCAGCGCACCGGCGAATGCCAATTTAGTCAAGCTTTGGCCAATTGGTCTTAATTTCGATGCCTATGCCAAAACGCTGAACAATGATAACTTTCACAATGCGCTGTTCGTTGGGCTTAAACGGACAGCTCTTGGAACCGTTGTGGGCATGTCGCTGATGATATTGGCGGGTTACGCTCTCTCTAAGGATGAGCCAGTGTTTAAGAGCCGTTCCATCTATACTTGGTATTTTCTCTTTACGATGCTGTTCAGCGGTGGTATTGTACCTTCGTACATGCTTATTCGAAACTTGGATTTAATGAACTCGATTTGGGCGCTCGTGCTGCCAGGCGCAATCAATGTTTTTAACATGGTGCTTCTGATGAACTTCTTCCGAGCAGTCCCTAAGGAGCTTGAAGAAGCATCGTTGATTGACGGAGCTGGCCAGTTCCGAACGCTGTGGAGCATATTTTTGCCGATATCGATGCCTGCATTAGCAACGATTTCTTTATTTACGATGGTCACGCATTGGAATTCATGGTTTGATGGCTTGCTTTATATTACAGATTATAGAAAATATCCGTTATCTACATTTTTACAAACGATTATTGTTCAACAGGATTTTAATAAAATAAATCCCGATGTCAATGAGCTGAAGCATATCTCTCAGCGTACCGTGAAATCGGCGCAAATCTTTATCGGAACACTGCCAATATTGCTCGTATATCCATTTTTACAGCGATATTTTGTTAAGGGCATCATACTCGGAGCGGTTAAGGAATAGCGCAAGAAAAAGGCATCAATAACAAAATAATGGTCTATCGGTACGGTTTGAAGCGCTGTATATTGGTAACAAGCGGAATGGAATATACCGTAATTAATAGCAAAATATAACTTATGGGGGTAAGGGAATGAAGAAATGGCTATCAGTCTTATTGGTGCTCACATTTATGGTCGCAATTGCGGCATGTTCTGGCAACAATGCGAATAAAGGAACAAATGGTACTGCTGCAACGAACAAACCAGGCAATGAACCGTCTAAGGTTGAAGAGGAGAGCAAGGAAGGTTTTGTTGACGGGAAGTACACAACTCCGATAACGCTGTCGACCGTATGGGGTCTTAACCAAAACGGCTCGATCTTTAAAGAAGGCGAAACGATTGAAGACAATGTGCATACTCGTCTGATCAAAGAAAGACTTGGCATTGACATCAAGTACAACTGGGTCGTAACGAACACCAATGATGCCTACAAAACGAAGCTGCGTCTGATGCTGTCGTCAGGCGAAGAAATGCCGGATGTGGTCACTTACCGCGGTGATATGGAAACGGTTAATATGCTGATTGATTCCGGACAATTTATGCCGGTAGGCGATCTCGTTGAGAAATACGCAAACGATACTTATAAAGCTGGTCTGGACCTTGATCCAACGATCTGGCTGCCGATAAGCCGGGGCGGCGAGAAAATGGCATTGCCTATTCTCGATTACGCTTACAACGCGGATCACGTTATGTGGGTTCGTGAGGATTGGCTGGAGAAGCTAA from Paenibacillus sp. FSL H8-0548 encodes the following:
- a CDS encoding spore germination protein → MNERLRILFAESIDVVFSSLQNNEMSIEIAYISTICEMKKINDFIIIPFTREEYSFQKQLDTNPDYHKVEDTAQWQDLLLRGNVLIQVKETIYSFKVREIMTIESPQTQVESAIQGPQLALNEDIIVSLNLIRNIYPSPDLAVEEHTVGSLSKTQIYVLFDQRRVDSTVLENVRSKLISINVEMLQAAGELEKLLIGKRKHLFPTVLISERPDRIGKAISKGKVVLLLNGNMFALILPATFYDFMHAMEDDYNAYWMTSFLVLLRYISIVLTITLPALYISVVSYNPEVFRVQLAFSIAGSRSAVPYPSFIEVFIMLFMIEMLVEASIRLPRYIGSTATTVGGLILGQAAQQAGLVSSIMIIVTSVVAISNFVIPINSLSFTVRFLKYPLIGISIFFGITGVAVGLFLYVVYLCNLRSFGKPYMRLFGKLRPLEGDIGQVNGE
- a CDS encoding class I SAM-dependent methyltransferase encodes the protein MKPWYEQSFGSDYMLVYRHRNWEDASKEVGKMLAWLGLPRGAKVLDIGCGMGRHALAMEKIGYSVTGIDLSPILLEEAKRHDDTSQVNWVHGDMRRLPFEAGRFAATVNLFTSFGYFQLEEDNINVLRQIRKVLNPDGSFLIDFLNPVQVAQNLVPRSERLDEDSGLHIQELRSIADGWVMKEITISDPRNMEEPRRYLERVRLYKQEWFEHHLAASGLDLTRLYGDYNGSAYDEATSPRMIMIGRVKST
- a CDS encoding MBL fold metallo-hydrolase, with translation MSNDKDESQVLEAARQLNMKRVLLQKEWVQVRVPVPFSLKWVNSYLIPEERGYTLIDPGLRTDDAISVWSEVLQDLELKWTDIVKIVLTHQHPDHYGLAGYVQERSGAPVYITKEAHAYARRLWGADSHFSEQLQVLYAQHGMPIEQQEEIAENLKSFVSMVSPQPEVTYFEAGSHMMIGSQSWLLIDAPGHARGQVCFYQQDLQWMLCGDQVLPRITPNVSVVPGEDGDPLGDFLSSLEQLKQFEVKLAFPGHRDPFTNFAGRIAELEEHHLSRLDKMAALLAEEPRSAYRMCEALFGSRLGGNAHQLRFAMSETLAHLVYLEKHARISSANVAGIFIYSALPA
- a CDS encoding response regulator; amino-acid sequence: MYQLLIVDDQPDLVEDLASNLPWDTVGIETVYQANSGQEALEIMNTTPIDIVITDIHMPGLSGLDLMEQIRASWSNVKCILLSGYNDFEYAKKALQHQASDYLLKPADDEELLRAVKKATMQLEEHWQEISSHQSALNSLKDNLPILRNHLLLSLLQGQTFSEEKLNEKLDMLDIPFNSSSPYCMMLLRMEDYFYEQSERDSSLLEYAVSNIAEEIFADEYKLWQTKDEHGYFIFLIMSKNGSSQEQAPFLHLVEQKAAQLQHYVKLYLKGTVSLVLTKQDEFPREVQETYHFSLMSFRQRIGSERGFLLTLTEEVKHGEANSLSHLYNPPLLIHLLEAGQWDAIEEKLKHAFEELEFKWGDSHEHILETYFMIVSSLSYSIHKNKLWMTDIMGGEFNQLLSGPNFHTINQLRSWTSGIINAYKDHMSSRVQHSRSSTVQKVQEYVSGHLEDASLQSIASHVFLNSSYLSKIYKLETGEGISDYLSRLKMETAAHMLRTTPEKIYEIAAKVGYLKTSYFIKVFKDRYGVTPQEFRDR
- a CDS encoding histidine kinase, which codes for MRLRENTFAKMISLIILLLIPIIVLYTLSIRTSIEVIKEEMKSLKQKDITFLASEIDKSVTTLSTLGFLLSEDIHIQQLQNLHFIESAYQRNDEKLRILERLRLLNVAQRWDTQYSITAPASEQLVSTNTYLSYDLDSIKQILTPTWKFEEMTIQSMKQNRFVRHIVKPSTKITDIDKAGIIVEISFPEEHLIKDLDTFKLAGKGDPFLIHAEGGIIENRSADKGMTESIKTLMLKGNIEEASNQIVSLHGNDFLVTSAHVKTLDWYLIDYVPLANILKPIVKSQNLFYGSVALLLVMSLLAGYLLYRNVQRPIGLLVRNVKRLKEGNYSTRITANPKNEFSYLFQHFNDMAANTEQLIQKVYVEELRRREANVKQLQSQINPHFLYNCFALIRSLARLDKKESVMKLAMHLSSYYRYTTRVEKLTATIKEELQLVESYLEIQQFHIQHLSYRIQVPDAMQGIEIPRLLLQPIVENAVLHGIERFDGDGVITISGESNDRYHSIIVEDNGIGISEEELRKLEKKIMNPPDDSSGCALWNIRQRMLYQFGQEASISFRIRPEGGVAVHLTWPQQLLPA
- a CDS encoding ABC transporter permease subunit, which codes for MLFPAAIIVFIFAYVPMSGLIMAFQDFKPYNGMFHSKLVGLEHFRFMFEYPDSKQVIWNTLIISGLKIVFGLVVPFTFAILLNEVRKIFFKRVVQTLVYLPHFISWVILGAILTDMLGSKGIVNQLLNSIGMDSIFWLGEGNWFRFTVIVSDVWQNFGFNTIVFLAALSGVNPSLYEAAEVDGATRWKQTLYITVPSMIPIAVVVGTLSLGNILNGGFDQIFNLYNALVYDKGDIIDTFVYRTAILNGQYSFGTAVGMFKSIIGLIMIVFSYRMAYKYAGYRIF
- a CDS encoding carbohydrate ABC transporter permease; its protein translation is MYHKTTGYKAFSVFNYILLALICITCIIPLVHILAVSLSASAPANANLVKLWPIGLNFDAYAKTLNNDNFHNALFVGLKRTALGTVVGMSLMILAGYALSKDEPVFKSRSIYTWYFLFTMLFSGGIVPSYMLIRNLDLMNSIWALVLPGAINVFNMVLLMNFFRAVPKELEEASLIDGAGQFRTLWSIFLPISMPALATISLFTMVTHWNSWFDGLLYITDYRKYPLSTFLQTIIVQQDFNKINPDVNELKHISQRTVKSAQIFIGTLPILLVYPFLQRYFVKGIILGAVKE